From the Roseibium salinum genome, one window contains:
- a CDS encoding YcjF family protein — translation MATKTTESKAEQPEEPATEDVGVDTDADFTLNRELTADNLIKDYVIASVAASIVPVAFFDIAAVVAIQLRMIQKLSQLYGKPFSERLGRKVIYALAGGVLGYGAGYVVAASATKLIPGIGWMVGMVSLPVVAGGATYAVGRSIVQHYEEGGTLMDFNANKMRDFYKEQFEKGKDLARKAKSKVKSEGIAEESAS, via the coding sequence ATGGCGACAAAGACGACCGAGAGCAAAGCAGAACAGCCCGAAGAGCCCGCGACAGAAGACGTTGGCGTCGATACCGATGCGGACTTCACGCTGAACCGCGAACTGACCGCGGACAATCTGATCAAGGACTATGTGATTGCATCCGTTGCCGCAAGCATCGTCCCGGTCGCCTTTTTCGACATCGCCGCCGTCGTCGCAATCCAGTTGCGGATGATCCAGAAGCTCTCCCAGCTCTATGGCAAGCCGTTCTCCGAGCGCCTCGGCCGCAAGGTGATCTACGCGCTGGCCGGCGGTGTCCTGGGTTATGGCGCCGGCTATGTGGTTGCCGCGAGCGCGACGAAACTCATCCCCGGAATTGGCTGGATGGTCGGCATGGTGTCCCTGCCGGTGGTCGCCGGCGGCGCAACCTATGCCGTGGGCCGGTCAATCGTACAACACTACGAAGAGGGCGGCACCCTGATGGACTTCAACGCCAACAAGATGCGGGATTTCTACAAGGAGCAGTTTGAAAAGGGCAAGGACCTCGCCCGCAAGGCAAAGTCCAAGGTGAAATCCGAAGGCATTGCGGAAGAATCAGCCTCCTGA
- a CDS encoding ABC transporter substrate-binding protein — MQESIAQNEPENGTVKSRRKVWIAVLLSAAVIVLVVAVLEAAGVTSMLNRLTGSVTALFKDEDDSLTIVAVYSEDGQQSNFLRGAEMAVSRVNENDQGVLGRKLNLKTISEPVYLEDRGLETAVEDTLKLSGRIAKTKNLLAVVGHEWSDTAVTASSIYNLNDVLYFATHATADSLTNHSFDTVFALQPDNSTNSGVVATYALKSGLRRFIVLSDKTDYGMESANFFMASTTTAGADIVYRGYLSSNRQSTEQLLMFILDNQLFKRTDFDALFIVSSSLDATGDFIKSARELGLDVPILGMEYMFSSTLERLAGKKNMKNVAGVSLFDRDDISKDAQAFVSDFSGLYGQMPDLDAALGYDAIMLVRDVANKAGTTEPDKVADTLKIARYKTPFKGVTGPLIFDRNGLITDTEVFIVQHDGKEFHTVETYQIPTDWAKVSQNKLEDEGTLDTLPTGVTAPAEEQADQ; from the coding sequence ATGCAGGAGAGCATCGCGCAGAACGAGCCTGAAAACGGCACCGTCAAATCGAGGCGCAAGGTCTGGATCGCAGTCCTGCTCTCAGCGGCGGTCATTGTTCTGGTGGTCGCCGTCCTGGAAGCCGCAGGTGTCACGTCGATGCTGAACCGGTTGACCGGATCTGTCACGGCCTTGTTCAAGGACGAGGATGACAGCCTCACGATTGTCGCCGTCTATTCCGAGGACGGGCAACAGAGCAATTTCCTCCGGGGCGCGGAGATGGCGGTCAGTCGTGTCAACGAGAACGATCAGGGTGTGCTCGGCCGGAAGCTGAACCTGAAGACCATATCGGAGCCCGTCTATCTGGAGGATCGCGGCCTCGAGACGGCTGTCGAGGACACGCTGAAACTGTCGGGCCGGATCGCCAAGACAAAAAACCTGCTCGCCGTGGTCGGTCACGAATGGTCGGACACCGCGGTGACCGCCAGCTCGATCTACAACTTGAACGACGTGCTCTATTTCGCCACCCACGCGACAGCGGACTCGCTGACCAACCACAGCTTCGACACGGTCTTCGCGCTGCAGCCCGACAACTCGACCAATTCCGGCGTGGTTGCCACCTATGCCCTGAAATCGGGTCTGCGCCGGTTCATTGTCCTGTCCGACAAGACGGATTACGGCATGGAAAGCGCGAATTTCTTCATGGCATCCACCACGACGGCCGGAGCCGACATCGTGTACCGCGGATACCTGTCCAGCAACCGGCAGTCGACCGAGCAGCTGCTGATGTTCATTCTCGATAATCAGCTGTTCAAGAGGACGGATTTCGACGCGTTATTCATCGTGTCTTCGTCCCTGGACGCGACCGGGGATTTCATAAAGAGCGCGCGCGAACTCGGGCTCGATGTGCCGATCCTCGGCATGGAGTACATGTTTTCCTCGACGTTGGAGCGTCTCGCCGGGAAGAAAAATATGAAGAACGTTGCCGGCGTGTCACTCTTCGACCGGGATGACATCTCCAAGGATGCGCAGGCTTTCGTGTCCGATTTTTCGGGTCTTTACGGACAGATGCCCGATCTGGATGCAGCGCTTGGCTATGACGCCATCATGCTGGTTCGAGACGTCGCCAACAAGGCGGGCACCACCGAACCAGATAAAGTCGCCGACACGCTGAAGATCGCGCGTTACAAGACGCCGTTCAAAGGGGTCACGGGACCGCTGATCTTCGACCGGAACGGCCTGATCACCGATACCGAGGTATTTATCGTCCAGCACGACGGGAAGGAATTCCATACGGTGGAAACCTATCAGATACCCACTGATTGGGCTAAGGTCTCACAGAACAAGTTGGAAGATGAAGGCACGTTGGACACTTTGCCAACCGGCGTGACCGCACCGGCTGAGGAGCAAGCGGACCAATGA
- a CDS encoding YcjF family protein has protein sequence MSKKLPRTSNRTLDDLREAAKSTLQSEQESLHPAGPPATDPSSDGAAGLEADAPAGSRERGGGDTRRAQDPSAARDKNARLELRSPPPDRHAFLKNSGKLIIERHAKLAAVAGLVPMPWVDLAAIAVVVERMLRRLARLYGQPLETHRSKRLAAALLTGMAAPGIASFTTTGLLRMMPGPHLAGMAITSVAAAVLVSIIGEVYLGQLTSEALEVSA, from the coding sequence ATGAGCAAGAAGCTGCCCAGAACCTCCAACCGCACACTGGATGACCTCCGCGAAGCAGCAAAATCGACGCTCCAAAGCGAGCAGGAGAGCCTTCACCCTGCCGGTCCGCCGGCCACTGATCCCTCCTCTGATGGCGCTGCAGGCCTGGAAGCGGATGCTCCCGCAGGCAGCCGAGAGCGCGGTGGCGGGGACACGCGCCGGGCACAAGACCCATCAGCCGCCCGAGACAAGAACGCGCGCCTCGAGCTTCGCAGCCCTCCACCCGACCGGCATGCATTCCTGAAGAATTCCGGCAAGCTCATCATCGAACGGCATGCAAAGCTTGCCGCCGTGGCCGGGCTCGTGCCGATGCCCTGGGTGGATCTGGCGGCGATCGCCGTAGTCGTCGAGCGGATGTTGCGGCGGCTTGCCCGTCTCTACGGCCAACCCCTGGAAACCCACCGCAGCAAACGTCTGGCGGCGGCCCTGCTGACTGGAATGGCCGCGCCCGGGATCGCAAGCTTCACCACGACAGGGCTGCTGCGCATGATGCCGGGCCCGCATCTGGCCGGCATGGCGATCACATCGGTCGCTGCGGCGGTGCTCGTCAGCATCATCGGAGAGGTCTATCTCGGCCAGTTGACATCGGAGGCGTTGGAGGTGTCGGCGTGA
- a CDS encoding IS481 family transposase, giving the protein MAHALKAWGLNRLSRLTPPEPARRYERDAPGDLLHLDIKKLGRFNKTGHRITGHHRRKRSRGVGYDYVHVAIDDHSRVAYVEVLPDERGYTCAVFLVRATRWFASRGVTIKRVMTYNGVGYRSNLFATTLQQIGARHVRTRPYTPQTTGKAERFIKTLQEEWAYRVPYKTSEQRNAALPRWLDIYNCQRPHGGINFKTPISRLNLNR; this is encoded by the coding sequence GTGGCCCATGCTCTCAAGGCGTGGGGCCTGAACCGACTCAGCCGCCTCACCCCTCCAGAGCCAGCACGCCGCTACGAACGAGACGCTCCGGGCGACCTGCTGCACCTGGATATCAAGAAACTCGGACGCTTCAACAAGACCGGGCATCGCATCACCGGGCACCACAGGCGCAAGCGCTCCAGAGGCGTGGGCTATGACTATGTGCATGTGGCCATCGACGATCACAGCCGCGTTGCCTATGTCGAGGTGCTGCCGGACGAGCGCGGCTACACCTGCGCCGTGTTCCTTGTCAGGGCCACCAGATGGTTCGCCTCCAGGGGTGTCACCATCAAGCGGGTCATGACGTACAACGGCGTGGGCTACAGGTCGAACCTCTTCGCCACGACACTCCAGCAGATCGGCGCGAGACATGTCCGCACAAGGCCCTACACTCCGCAGACCACCGGAAAGGCGGAGCGCTTCATCAAAACCCTTCAGGAGGAGTGGGCTTACAGAGTTCCGTACAAGACCTCAGAACAAAGAAATGCCGCCTTGCCACGATGGCTCGACATCTACAATTGCCAACGCCCGCACGGCGGCATTAACTTCAAGACTCCAATCAGTCGCCTGAACCTCAATCGCTGA
- a CDS encoding non-ribosomal peptide synthetase, producing the protein MLKPLARALADGDTILGVVRGSLANHAGHSAGYGVPNAEAQVRLLEDAFSSAGIDPTTIGFVEAAATGSQIGDAVELRALGQVYSGRAGDGGPIAIGSVKTQIGHAEAASGLAQLTKVLLQFEARMLFPSTGFEASDLLKTAPFRPQTSLTPWSPPIVGGEPVPRRAAISSFGAGGSNVHLILEEPPAVPAIIEEEIRPRPFPVSARTPGQLAELRRQLAVFLRSTEQVSMAAVSRTLRHGRERFDCCIAFVATTPEELAAKLDDPAYREDPRTLASAADQDEASGPMLVLPGYPFARERHWLPQGPGSGPAAEIPQAETLTMPRAEETAEVAVSPDRDALRQITRTLAAELGCRTENVDVDAPLADVGLDSMGRMRLGYAIEESFGVALEPEAFEPPQTARSLVENLLSGSAGSKAGHIRQAPARAGSFQMPLADSQKGLWVLQSLFPQSSDYNVPLAFKCRNMDSRALKEAAEWLASAYPILATRVMENDGDPWLVASGEGISFQSSPLPKEIEAAEFVSQCARAPFDLKDGGFRVEHFTGGQLEQDESILLLVAHHIVTDGVSSAVMTCKFWEAYSHFAGSGPLPSGESGADYAEFAAWETEHVRSADGQAQKRYWLEKLRHYRPDLALPMEAGLEQEGPANGQTAEQRLPEALSNRVRETARAKGISPAAFYLGIFTTLLYRYSGTQDIVIGVPTARRPARRFAQTLGYCANMIALRIDVDPARTFAALSAEIGLELSEGLKRSDFPFAAIAREWGGADIGTAPYQVTFAYQNFALDAGDLEIFSGGQVVLMPQIRQLGGEDLGMEVQHEPGGALVILNYDGNRFSRDRIERMFGHFRQMLEAALDDDEVPVSALPLLTKAETNRALYHWSISGRGSPAGEPVHDQVLASARNRPSAIAITDGDRTVSYRELFARSKRIARSLEKAGVQKGDRVAVLLNREAGAIAAMLAVMSVGAVWVPVEPDFPDDRIASILKDSGSVALLTRGAFAARLRGLCGHTAKIIDLDRLKTGLPGRFARYPRAAIHADDPAYIIYTSGSTGTPKGVVVSHGALSGHCGVIAREYGLGAQDVVLQFASMVVDTAIEQILPVLVQGGRLVLRPQELLQAADFLSFLKEKAITVADLPPAYLHDVLRSWDRGNADLSGLGLRLMIAGGEVLAPEVVEAWSRCGLSRIRLVNAYGPTEATVTALVHTVKPGMKERNIPIGRPLPGTEVYILDREGNLVPDGVVGELHLGGDRLAIGYHGCEDVTAAKFRDHAVGPKVIRLYATGDLACFRPNSGGVIEFRGRIDDQVKIRGHRVELGEIEAAILACGVAEAAVVIDRNRDGETFLTAHVGDPWDTCDEEQLRRHIAASLPAHMMPSRWTRSDLLPKTPGGKIDRRALSSRPAAFGGARGEVRGPRDRLEQDLLAIWREVLGSESGEESLGIDDDFADAGGHSLLTLRLLNRIEQGFGVGLSARDLIRSNTIAAQARLLRGRGVEAGHIDSAGKRAQSGAADLLVSLAQPDPGTKSAPPVFFFHPIGGTLGCYQKLVERLTADRPVMGIRARGLEPGEDMSAQSLEGLAADYCRQIQTVQSEGSYTLWGWSLGGAIAFEVARILHAEGHEIASLGLIDSYTPAELDAMEGEAGASEAEHHCRRAFLRDLFGIHVELSPDEDVIGKAMSLPQVASVLPGVGAEGMERLFDVFRANFHAFRGYRPEPSEVPVILVRATEGRAGAQAEHWSELAVGPFRVCHVAADHYSVLREPALSEWVSLLCEPAPSAAGT; encoded by the coding sequence TTGCTGAAGCCCCTTGCCCGGGCCCTGGCGGACGGCGACACGATCCTTGGCGTGGTGAGGGGCAGTCTTGCAAACCATGCCGGCCATTCTGCCGGCTATGGCGTGCCCAATGCGGAAGCGCAGGTCCGACTTCTTGAGGACGCTTTTTCCAGCGCCGGCATCGATCCCACGACCATCGGTTTTGTCGAGGCGGCAGCGACGGGCTCGCAAATCGGCGATGCCGTTGAACTGAGAGCCCTCGGTCAGGTCTATTCAGGTCGAGCAGGCGATGGTGGGCCGATTGCCATCGGATCGGTCAAGACCCAGATCGGCCATGCCGAGGCCGCCTCCGGTCTGGCGCAGCTCACCAAGGTGCTGCTGCAGTTCGAGGCGCGGATGCTGTTTCCCTCAACGGGGTTCGAAGCGTCTGACCTTTTGAAGACTGCGCCCTTCCGGCCGCAGACAAGCCTGACGCCATGGTCACCGCCGATCGTTGGCGGCGAACCGGTTCCGAGGCGGGCGGCGATCAGTTCCTTCGGAGCGGGCGGATCCAATGTCCATCTGATCCTGGAAGAGCCGCCCGCTGTTCCGGCGATCATCGAGGAGGAAATCCGGCCGCGACCGTTCCCGGTCTCCGCCAGGACGCCCGGGCAGCTTGCCGAGCTCCGCCGGCAGCTGGCGGTCTTTCTCCGCAGTACCGAACAGGTATCCATGGCCGCCGTTTCGCGCACCTTGCGCCACGGCCGCGAGCGGTTCGACTGCTGCATCGCGTTTGTTGCCACCACCCCGGAAGAGCTGGCGGCAAAGCTGGACGATCCCGCATATCGGGAAGACCCCCGAACCCTTGCCTCGGCCGCAGATCAGGATGAGGCAAGCGGGCCCATGCTGGTTCTGCCGGGCTATCCGTTCGCACGTGAAAGGCACTGGTTGCCGCAGGGACCCGGCTCCGGCCCGGCCGCTGAAATCCCGCAGGCCGAAACCTTGACGATGCCACGGGCCGAGGAAACCGCGGAAGTGGCGGTATCACCGGATCGGGACGCCCTTCGGCAGATCACCCGAACCCTTGCTGCCGAGCTTGGCTGCAGGACGGAAAATGTCGACGTCGATGCGCCCCTGGCCGATGTCGGTCTGGATTCCATGGGCCGTATGCGGCTCGGCTATGCGATCGAGGAAAGCTTCGGCGTTGCTCTTGAGCCGGAAGCGTTCGAACCCCCGCAAACCGCCCGCTCGCTGGTGGAAAACCTGCTTTCCGGGAGTGCCGGGTCCAAGGCCGGTCACATCCGCCAGGCGCCCGCCAGGGCCGGTTCCTTCCAGATGCCGCTTGCAGACTCCCAGAAGGGGCTTTGGGTGCTCCAGTCGCTGTTTCCACAATCGAGCGACTACAACGTGCCCCTGGCCTTCAAATGCCGGAACATGGACAGCCGCGCCCTGAAAGAGGCTGCAGAATGGCTGGCGTCAGCCTATCCGATCCTCGCTACGCGAGTGATGGAGAACGACGGGGACCCCTGGCTGGTGGCAAGCGGGGAGGGGATTTCGTTTCAATCCTCGCCCTTGCCGAAGGAAATCGAGGCCGCGGAATTCGTCAGCCAGTGCGCGCGCGCGCCATTCGACCTGAAAGACGGCGGGTTCCGCGTCGAGCATTTTACCGGCGGACAGCTTGAACAGGACGAAAGTATCCTTCTGCTGGTGGCACATCATATTGTCACCGACGGCGTGTCCTCGGCCGTAATGACCTGCAAGTTCTGGGAAGCCTACAGCCACTTTGCCGGCTCGGGACCGCTCCCGTCCGGCGAGAGCGGCGCAGATTATGCGGAATTTGCGGCGTGGGAAACGGAACACGTGCGATCGGCGGACGGACAGGCGCAAAAACGCTACTGGCTCGAAAAACTTCGCCACTACCGTCCCGACCTGGCGTTGCCGATGGAAGCCGGTTTGGAGCAGGAAGGTCCGGCGAACGGGCAGACTGCGGAACAGCGGCTGCCTGAGGCGCTCAGCAACAGGGTCCGGGAAACCGCCAGGGCGAAGGGCATCAGCCCGGCGGCCTTCTATCTCGGCATCTTCACCACACTGTTGTACCGCTATTCCGGGACGCAAGATATCGTCATCGGTGTACCGACGGCACGGCGTCCCGCGCGCAGATTTGCCCAGACGCTCGGCTATTGCGCCAACATGATCGCGCTACGGATCGACGTCGATCCCGCCCGGACCTTTGCGGCCCTGTCAGCCGAAATCGGCCTGGAACTCTCCGAAGGCTTGAAGCGGAGCGATTTTCCCTTCGCGGCAATCGCGCGCGAGTGGGGCGGTGCGGACATCGGCACGGCGCCCTACCAGGTCACCTTCGCCTATCAGAATTTTGCCCTGGATGCCGGTGACCTGGAGATTTTTTCAGGCGGACAGGTCGTTCTCATGCCGCAGATCCGCCAACTGGGCGGCGAAGACCTCGGCATGGAGGTCCAGCACGAGCCGGGCGGCGCTCTGGTCATTCTCAACTATGACGGCAACCGGTTCTCCCGCGACAGGATCGAGCGCATGTTCGGCCATTTCCGGCAGATGCTCGAGGCCGCTCTGGACGACGACGAGGTTCCCGTCTCCGCCCTGCCGCTGCTGACAAAGGCGGAAACGAACCGGGCCCTCTATCACTGGAGTATCTCCGGCCGGGGCAGCCCGGCAGGCGAACCGGTCCATGACCAGGTCCTGGCAAGCGCCCGGAACAGACCAAGCGCAATTGCGATCACTGACGGCGACAGGACCGTCAGCTACAGGGAGCTGTTCGCAAGGAGCAAGCGCATTGCCCGGTCTCTTGAAAAGGCGGGTGTGCAAAAGGGCGACCGCGTGGCCGTTCTCCTCAACCGGGAGGCCGGCGCGATTGCCGCCATGCTCGCCGTGATGAGCGTCGGTGCGGTCTGGGTGCCGGTGGAACCGGATTTTCCGGACGATCGGATCGCCTCCATCCTGAAGGATTCGGGGAGCGTTGCGCTTCTCACACGCGGGGCGTTTGCCGCCAGGCTTCGCGGGCTCTGCGGCCATACGGCGAAGATCATAGATCTGGATCGGCTGAAAACCGGCCTGCCGGGCCGCTTTGCACGGTATCCGAGGGCGGCAATTCATGCGGACGACCCGGCCTATATCATCTATACGTCCGGCTCGACGGGCACGCCGAAAGGCGTGGTGGTGTCTCACGGGGCGCTTTCCGGCCATTGCGGGGTCATTGCCAGGGAATACGGTCTCGGTGCGCAAGACGTGGTGCTGCAGTTCGCCTCCATGGTCGTGGACACCGCGATCGAGCAGATCCTTCCCGTTCTCGTTCAAGGCGGCAGGCTGGTCCTGCGGCCGCAGGAGCTCCTCCAGGCAGCGGACTTCCTTTCGTTCCTGAAGGAAAAGGCGATCACTGTCGCCGATCTCCCGCCGGCCTATCTCCATGATGTCTTGAGGTCATGGGACCGCGGCAATGCGGACCTTTCCGGCCTTGGGCTGCGGCTGATGATCGCCGGCGGAGAGGTTCTTGCTCCGGAAGTCGTGGAGGCGTGGAGCCGGTGCGGCCTGAGCCGGATCAGGCTGGTGAACGCCTATGGCCCGACCGAAGCAACGGTGACCGCCCTGGTGCACACGGTTAAACCGGGCATGAAGGAGCGCAACATCCCCATCGGCAGGCCGCTGCCGGGAACCGAAGTCTATATTCTGGACCGCGAGGGAAATCTCGTGCCGGACGGGGTCGTCGGCGAACTTCATCTCGGCGGAGACCGGCTGGCGATCGGCTACCACGGCTGCGAAGACGTTACCGCGGCCAAGTTCCGCGACCATGCTGTCGGTCCAAAGGTTATACGCCTCTATGCAACGGGCGATCTCGCCTGCTTCCGGCCCAACAGCGGCGGTGTCATCGAGTTCCGGGGACGGATCGACGATCAGGTGAAAATCCGCGGACACAGAGTGGAACTCGGCGAAATCGAAGCGGCTATCCTCGCCTGCGGCGTCGCCGAGGCCGCGGTCGTCATCGACCGGAACAGGGATGGCGAGACCTTTCTGACCGCCCATGTGGGCGACCCATGGGACACATGTGACGAGGAGCAATTGCGCCGGCACATTGCCGCGTCCCTTCCCGCGCACATGATGCCGTCCCGCTGGACGCGTTCGGACCTTCTGCCCAAAACGCCCGGCGGCAAGATCGACCGCAGGGCGCTCAGCTCAAGGCCGGCTGCCTTCGGAGGGGCCAGGGGCGAGGTTCGGGGACCGCGGGACCGCCTGGAACAGGACCTGCTTGCGATCTGGCGCGAGGTGCTGGGCAGCGAGTCCGGCGAGGAAAGCCTCGGCATTGATGACGACTTTGCCGATGCCGGCGGTCACAGCCTTCTGACCCTTCGGCTGCTGAACCGGATCGAACAGGGCTTCGGGGTCGGGCTTTCGGCAAGGGACCTGATCCGCTCAAACACCATCGCCGCGCAAGCGCGCCTGCTGCGAGGCCGGGGTGTTGAGGCCGGTCATATCGACAGCGCCGGAAAGCGGGCGCAGAGCGGAGCCGCCGACCTCCTCGTGTCTCTCGCTCAACCGGATCCCGGCACGAAATCCGCGCCGCCCGTGTTCTTTTTCCACCCGATCGGCGGAACGTTGGGCTGCTATCAGAAACTGGTCGAACGGCTGACCGCGGATCGGCCTGTCATGGGCATCAGGGCGCGGGGCCTGGAACCCGGCGAGGACATGTCCGCTCAGTCCCTGGAAGGTCTTGCCGCCGACTACTGCCGGCAGATCCAGACGGTGCAGTCCGAGGGCTCCTATACCCTGTGGGGCTGGTCGCTGGGGGGTGCCATCGCCTTTGAAGTCGCGAGGATCCTGCACGCGGAAGGGCACGAGATTGCCTCGCTGGGGCTGATCGACAGCTATACGCCGGCGGAGCTGGACGCGATGGAGGGCGAAGCGGGGGCGTCGGAAGCCGAACACCACTGCAGAAGGGCATTCCTGCGAGACCTGTTCGGCATCCACGTCGAGCTGTCGCCCGATGAAGACGTCATCGGCAAGGCAATGTCTCTGCCACAGGTTGCATCGGTGCTGCCCGGCGTCGGTGCTGAAGGCATGGAGCGGCTTTTCGATGTGTTCCGCGCAAACTTCCATGCATTCCGCGGATATCGGCCTGAACCCAGCGAAGTTCCCGTCATTCTTGTGCGGGCAACGGAAGGGCGCGCCGGCGCGCAGGCGGAGCATTGGAGCGAACTTGCCGTCGGACCTTTCAGGGTGTGCCACGTGGCAGCGGATCATTATTCGGTTCTGCGCGAACCGGCTCTGAGTGAATGGGTCTCGCTGCTTTGCGAGCCGGCGCCGTCGGCCGCCGGCACGTGA
- a CDS encoding ParA family protein, protein MSGPIVTIASLKGGSGKTTLACCLAVHWHIKGFKPLLIDADPQRSVVRLGERERRLGGIDILEKPDKDVWKISRQATADHGITIVDTPGFDSDITVAALAVADLVLIPVKASPLDVDRMMDTVKTLMGGVKGWAPTFRLVLTQTTRGSVISRHVRGELEEGGFPLLSSDMPNRVAYAEAGLYGATPSLTAPDGPAAQDIAAIAGETEALLETKKALTA, encoded by the coding sequence ATGAGTGGACCGATTGTCACCATCGCGTCGCTAAAGGGTGGCAGCGGGAAGACGACATTGGCGTGCTGCCTCGCCGTCCACTGGCATATCAAGGGTTTCAAGCCCCTTCTGATCGACGCCGATCCTCAGAGATCGGTTGTCCGCCTTGGCGAACGCGAGAGAAGGCTGGGCGGGATCGACATTCTGGAGAAGCCTGACAAGGACGTCTGGAAGATCTCCCGGCAGGCCACCGCCGACCACGGCATCACGATCGTCGACACGCCCGGCTTTGACAGCGATATCACGGTGGCGGCTCTTGCCGTTGCGGACCTGGTCCTGATCCCGGTCAAGGCATCCCCCCTCGATGTGGACCGGATGATGGACACCGTGAAGACGCTGATGGGCGGCGTGAAGGGCTGGGCACCGACATTTCGCCTTGTCCTGACCCAGACGACGCGGGGCAGCGTGATATCGCGGCATGTGCGCGGCGAACTGGAGGAAGGCGGATTTCCCCTGCTATCGAGCGACATGCCCAATCGCGTCGCCTACGCGGAGGCGGGTCTCTACGGCGCAACGCCTAGTCTCACGGCGCCTGACGGTCCCGCCGCCCAGGACATCGCGGCGATTGCAGGGGAAACCGAAGCCTTGCTGGAGACCAAGAAGGCGCTGACGGCATGA
- a CDS encoding prohibitin family protein: MAFDDEFDDYEEALKGERRRRFQLYGLIFLLAFGVALALLWNRIVITVQSGEAGVLYRWVSGTEMNRIYGEGLHIIWPWNRMYVYNVRLQTQERGYTMLTQGGLPIDLQIAVRYQPDLRLLPLLHVTVGPEYLNKIVFPETEAVLRREVGQYTPEQVYTSKRGFLESIVVSSLTNVEDRYVIVDDVLVRSVELPPAVRLAVERKLTLSEEQKAYDYRLGIERKEAERKAIEADGIMRYQNTIKQSLNEDLLRWQGVQATRDLATSPNSKTVVIGGGRDGLPLILGSDR, translated from the coding sequence ATGGCTTTTGATGATGAATTCGACGACTATGAAGAGGCGCTGAAGGGCGAGCGCAGGCGCCGCTTTCAGCTCTATGGCCTCATTTTTCTGCTGGCTTTCGGTGTTGCTCTGGCCCTGTTGTGGAACAGGATCGTCATCACAGTTCAATCGGGCGAGGCCGGTGTTCTCTACCGCTGGGTGTCCGGAACGGAGATGAACCGGATCTATGGCGAGGGCCTGCACATCATCTGGCCGTGGAACAGGATGTATGTCTACAACGTCCGGCTTCAGACCCAGGAACGCGGCTACACGATGCTGACCCAGGGCGGGCTGCCGATCGACCTGCAGATTGCGGTCCGCTACCAGCCGGACCTGAGGCTCCTGCCTCTTCTGCACGTGACGGTGGGGCCTGAATATCTCAACAAGATCGTTTTCCCGGAGACGGAGGCGGTTCTGCGCCGCGAGGTCGGCCAGTACACGCCGGAGCAGGTCTATACCAGCAAGCGCGGCTTTCTGGAGTCGATTGTCGTCAGCAGCCTGACCAATGTCGAAGATCGATATGTCATCGTCGATGACGTCCTGGTCCGCAGCGTCGAACTGCCGCCCGCGGTCCGCCTTGCCGTCGAACGCAAGCTGACCCTCTCCGAGGAGCAGAAGGCCTATGACTATCGTCTCGGCATCGAGCGCAAGGAGGCCGAACGCAAGGCGATCGAGGCCGATGGCATCATGCGGTACCAGAACACAATAAAGCAGAGCCTGAACGAAGACCTGCTGAGATGGCAGGGCGTGCAGGCAACGCGTGACCTGGCAACCTCGCCCAACTCCAAGACCGTCGTCATCGGCGGCGGCAGGGACGGCCTGCCGCTTATCCTCGGCAGCGACAGATAA